TGTGGTCGATTACAGAGAAATTGAATTCCTTATCCAGCTTCTCCTCCAGCGAACCGAGCCAGTCTTCACGAATTTCATCCATGCTGCCGCACTGTACACAAATCAAATGATGATGATGATGCTTTGAGGTATCCGTTCGCAGATCGTACCTGGCGACACCGTCGCCGAAGTTGATCTTCTCCACGATATGAAGCTCGCTTAGGAGCTCAAGGGTGCGGTATACGGTGGCAAGACCGATCTCGGGAGCCTTCTCCTTTACGAGCATGAACACGTCTTCGGCGCTTAGATGGTCTTCCTCGTTCTCCAGCAGAACGCGGACGGTTGCTTCCCGTTGGGGTGTAAGCTTGTATCCTTGCGATTGCAATTGCTGCTTAATTTTGTCGATCCGGTCTTCCATAGCCAGTCCCTCCCCCCAGGAAAATTAACGATATCTTCTCTATAAAAGCCGCTTCTTTCATTATAGGGGGAGTAACTTTGAGAAGTCAAACGCTTTTAACGCCCGTTAACATCCGGCGCCGACTGCACCAAAGCGGGAGCCACCCATCTCATCATTTAATTGAAATTCCGGTTCGTTTTTTTCCATTTTCTAAGTCTATTTTTACTTTTTATGTAGCAGCAGAAATAATCTCATCCATGTCGATCCAATCCCAATCGTAGGAGCAGACTCTTTTTGCGAATAATAAAGCGCACGATCAATCAATTCCCACTCTTGTTTGCTTAAGCTTGTTCTTTCACGGGATCGAATTTCTTGATTCATCGCGCTTCCCTCCTTATGTACTTCCTATCTTTAATAGCTCGCCTGCATCCGCAATGTATCGCGTCAGCCTCACGCTTATCTCAGCCCGCATTAAATCGCGGGTCATCGGGAATCGCTCCTGGTATCCCCGGCAAGTAAAATAATGATATACGATCAGATCGTCCTGCTCATCCTTTACAAACTTGATATTTCGCTGTTTGAGATCCCTGCGCAGCCTGCGTAAGTCTTGTGCGATCTGCTCCAGGATATAATGACCGGCAACAAGGTACAGGCGTTTGAGGATGTTGGTGGAGTATTCGATTTCGGATACGCTTTTTTGAACCATTGTTTCAATATGGCCGGTCAAAATGTAGTCCCTTAGTAGTGAGCGATCCTCGTTATTAATTACATTGTGTTGATTTCCGTCTAAC
This region of Paenibacillus sp. URB8-2 genomic DNA includes:
- the fur gene encoding ferric iron uptake transcriptional regulator is translated as MEDRIDKIKQQLQSQGYKLTPQREATVRVLLENEEDHLSAEDVFMLVKEKAPEIGLATVYRTLELLSELHIVEKINFGDGVARYDLRTDTSKHHHHHLICVQCGSMDEIREDWLGSLEEKLDKEFNFSVIDHRLDFHGICYRCREKNNSDGNRAN